A region from the Amycolatopsis camponoti genome encodes:
- a CDS encoding helix-turn-helix domain-containing protein: MPDFGAELKRRRTSVGMSLTGLATAVHFTKGYLSKVENGKARVNRDLAKACDQALGAGGELLALATEPGTPARRSAGGIAGLPDGGRWFVGRETELDALSALLLDPDDARVGVVHGMAGAGKTTLAVAAARRVEHAFPDGSLFFDLRGHTPGATELSPGEALGRLLRLLDVSADQLPTDEDGLANLVRDQLRGRRMILVLDNVRSAEQIRAIVPGETASRILVTSRGRLPALDDAWHFPVDVLPLEDAVRLLRSVAGGHAPDDDGVAAELVRHCGRLPLAIRIVAARFVAGGWTAARLRDRLADERTRLGTLDDGERSVATAFTVSYESLPGDQRRLLGLLALHPATAAEIAAVEALAGLGPGEADRLVDRLHDAHLVVRDERGYVELHDLMRMFAATHALPDVEPGDREVAMSRLVDHALMTTLAADELAEPYRYRPATGLPAPAGVPFTDADGALTWLAAQWPALAEIVESAFRHGLHDRCWQLAFVLRAFFFREKLFEPWIRTHERALEAARAAGDLSATGMILNNLGMAHIESGRVDEAVRFHQQAQECFAQARDDRGAIDALSSLAWARLYRGEAEATLADLTTVLDVYRRTGRTRNEVIALRGIALASAALDRFPEALSSAREAVELAQLPVDRAMSVNGEAWVRFRAGQWDDAERGYRRAAELADDAGNEYEHARALTGLGNTAAGRGDRPAAARWWAEAAAYRVTLDPTVLGEAAYRNRLAGAEANGFPAASGNGNAL, encoded by the coding sequence ATGCCGGACTTTGGAGCGGAATTGAAACGTCGCCGGACGTCGGTCGGTATGTCACTGACCGGACTCGCGACCGCCGTGCATTTCACCAAGGGCTATCTCAGCAAAGTGGAGAACGGCAAAGCCCGGGTGAACCGGGACCTGGCCAAGGCCTGCGACCAAGCACTCGGCGCCGGAGGAGAACTGCTCGCCCTCGCCACGGAACCGGGAACGCCCGCGCGCCGCAGCGCCGGCGGCATTGCCGGGCTCCCGGACGGCGGGCGCTGGTTCGTCGGCCGGGAAACCGAGCTCGACGCGCTTTCCGCGCTGCTGCTGGACCCGGACGACGCCCGCGTCGGCGTGGTGCACGGAATGGCGGGAGCGGGCAAGACGACGCTGGCCGTCGCCGCGGCCCGCCGGGTCGAGCACGCCTTCCCGGACGGTTCCCTCTTCTTCGACCTGCGCGGGCACACCCCGGGCGCGACCGAGCTTTCGCCGGGCGAAGCCCTCGGCCGGCTGCTGAGGCTGCTGGACGTCTCGGCCGACCAGCTGCCCACCGACGAGGACGGCCTGGCCAACCTGGTCCGCGACCAGCTGCGCGGCCGGCGGATGATCCTCGTGCTGGACAACGTGCGGTCCGCCGAACAGATCCGCGCGATCGTCCCCGGTGAGACGGCGTCCCGGATCCTGGTGACCAGCCGGGGCCGGCTCCCCGCGCTCGACGACGCCTGGCACTTCCCGGTCGACGTCCTGCCGCTCGAGGACGCCGTGCGGCTCCTGCGGTCCGTCGCGGGCGGACACGCACCGGACGACGACGGCGTGGCGGCCGAGCTCGTCCGGCACTGCGGACGGCTGCCGCTCGCGATCCGCATCGTGGCCGCCCGGTTCGTCGCCGGCGGCTGGACGGCGGCGAGGTTGCGCGACCGGCTCGCCGACGAACGGACCCGCCTCGGCACGCTGGACGACGGCGAGCGAAGCGTCGCCACGGCGTTCACCGTCTCGTACGAGTCCCTGCCCGGCGACCAGCGGCGGCTGCTCGGCCTGCTGGCCCTCCACCCCGCGACCGCCGCGGAGATCGCCGCCGTCGAAGCGCTCGCGGGCCTCGGCCCCGGCGAGGCGGATCGGCTTGTGGACCGGCTGCACGACGCCCACCTGGTCGTCCGCGACGAGCGCGGGTACGTCGAGCTCCACGACCTGATGCGGATGTTCGCCGCCACGCACGCGCTTCCCGACGTCGAGCCAGGCGACCGCGAAGTCGCCATGAGCCGCCTGGTCGACCACGCGCTCATGACGACGCTCGCGGCCGACGAGCTCGCGGAGCCCTACCGGTACCGGCCCGCCACCGGCCTCCCCGCTCCGGCGGGCGTTCCGTTCACCGACGCGGACGGCGCGCTCACCTGGCTCGCCGCGCAGTGGCCGGCGCTGGCCGAGATCGTCGAATCCGCGTTCCGGCACGGGCTTCACGACCGCTGCTGGCAGCTCGCTTTCGTGCTCCGCGCGTTCTTCTTCCGGGAGAAGCTGTTCGAGCCGTGGATCCGGACGCACGAGCGCGCGCTCGAGGCCGCGCGGGCGGCCGGCGACCTCAGCGCGACCGGGATGATCCTCAACAACCTGGGCATGGCCCACATCGAGTCGGGCCGCGTCGACGAGGCCGTCCGGTTCCACCAGCAGGCGCAGGAGTGTTTCGCGCAGGCCCGCGACGACCGCGGCGCGATCGACGCGCTGTCCAGCCTGGCCTGGGCGCGCCTGTACCGCGGCGAAGCCGAAGCGACGCTGGCCGATTTGACGACGGTGCTGGACGTCTACCGCCGGACCGGACGGACGCGCAACGAGGTCATCGCCCTGCGCGGCATCGCTCTCGCTTCGGCGGCGCTCGATCGGTTCCCCGAAGCGCTGTCCAGCGCACGCGAGGCCGTCGAGCTCGCTCAGCTGCCGGTCGACCGGGCGATGTCGGTCAACGGCGAGGCGTGGGTGCGCTTCCGCGCCGGGCAGTGGGACGACGCGGAGCGCGGTTACCGCCGCGCGGCCGAACTGGCGGACGACGCGGGCAACGAGTACGAGCACGCGCGGGCCTTGACGGGCCTGGGCAACACGGCAGCCGGCCGCGGCGACCGACCGGCGGCGGCCCGCTGGTGGGCGGAGGCCGCCGCGTACCGGGTCACGCTCGATCCCACCGTGCTCGGCGAGGCCGCGTACCGAAATCGGCTCGCCGGCGCGGAAGCGAACGGGTTTCCCGCCGCTTCGGGCAACGGAAACGCCTTGTAG
- a CDS encoding alpha/beta fold hydrolase — translation MTIHTLETPEADIVYDVHGTGEGPPLLMVGQPMEAGGFSTLASYFPDRTVVTYDPRGLGRSVRKDGREDHVPATQAGDLHGVIQALGAGPVEVFGSSGGAVTALALVTAHPDDVSTLVAHEPPLVGVLPDAAATERAGKAFRDVYQARGFGAGMAAFIAMTSWKGEFTDDYFALPAPDPAQFGMPSEDDGRRDDPLLSDRSLAITAYELDVAALNAAPTRIVIAVGEESLDVMNGRAALATAERLGQEATVFPSHHGGFLGGEFGYAGQPEAFARKLREVLEG, via the coding sequence ATGACCATTCATACGCTGGAAACGCCCGAGGCCGACATCGTCTACGACGTCCACGGCACCGGCGAGGGCCCGCCGCTGCTCATGGTCGGGCAACCCATGGAAGCCGGCGGGTTCAGCACGCTCGCGTCCTACTTCCCCGACCGGACCGTCGTCACCTACGACCCGCGGGGGCTCGGGCGCAGCGTCCGCAAGGACGGCCGGGAAGACCACGTGCCCGCCACCCAGGCCGGCGACCTCCACGGCGTCATCCAGGCGCTCGGCGCCGGGCCGGTCGAGGTGTTCGGCAGCAGCGGGGGCGCCGTCACCGCGCTCGCGCTCGTCACCGCCCATCCCGATGACGTCAGCACCCTCGTCGCGCACGAACCGCCGCTCGTCGGGGTGCTGCCCGACGCCGCGGCGACCGAGCGGGCCGGGAAGGCCTTCCGGGACGTCTACCAGGCACGGGGCTTCGGCGCCGGCATGGCGGCCTTCATCGCGATGACGTCGTGGAAGGGCGAGTTCACCGACGACTACTTCGCGCTGCCCGCGCCGGACCCGGCCCAGTTCGGCATGCCGTCCGAAGACGACGGCCGCCGAGACGACCCGTTGCTGAGTGATCGCTCCTTGGCCATCACGGCGTACGAGCTGGACGTCGCCGCCCTGAACGCCGCGCCGACGCGGATCGTGATCGCGGTGGGCGAGGAGTCCCTCGACGTCATGAACGGACGCGCCGCGCTCGCCACCGCCGAGCGCCTCGGCCAGGAGGCGACGGTGTTCCCCAGTCACCACGGCGGTTTCCTCGGTGGCGAGTTCGGCTACGCCGGCCAGCCCGAAGCCTTCGCGCGCAAGCTGCGGGAGGTCCTCGAAGGCTGA
- a CDS encoding response regulator, with product MIKVLVCDDQALIRTGFATIIDAQPDLEVVAECADGRAAVDLAGSLRPDVVVMDVRMPVLDGIEATRLLAGAGVAQPVKVLVVTTFNLDEYVYEALRAGASGFLLKDAPPAQLLHGIRTVATGAALLDPEVTRRLVGQYAARIRPAASGEVALAPRELEVLRLIADGLSNSEIAAALVISQETVKTYVSRILTKLDLRDRVQAVVYAYRTGLVR from the coding sequence GTGATCAAGGTTCTCGTCTGCGACGACCAAGCGCTGATCCGCACCGGGTTCGCGACGATCATCGACGCACAGCCCGACCTCGAGGTCGTCGCCGAGTGCGCGGACGGGCGCGCGGCGGTCGACCTCGCCGGGTCGCTGCGGCCGGACGTCGTGGTGATGGACGTCCGGATGCCGGTGCTGGACGGCATCGAGGCGACGCGCCTGCTCGCCGGCGCCGGCGTGGCGCAGCCGGTCAAGGTGCTGGTGGTGACGACGTTCAACCTCGACGAGTACGTCTACGAGGCGTTGCGCGCGGGGGCCAGCGGGTTCCTGCTCAAGGACGCGCCGCCGGCGCAGCTGCTGCACGGCATCCGGACCGTCGCGACCGGCGCGGCGCTGCTGGACCCGGAGGTGACGCGCCGGCTGGTCGGCCAGTACGCGGCGCGGATCCGGCCCGCCGCGTCCGGCGAAGTCGCATTGGCGCCACGGGAACTGGAGGTGCTGCGGCTGATCGCGGACGGGCTGTCGAACAGCGAGATCGCCGCGGCGCTGGTGATCAGCCAGGAGACGGTCAAGACGTACGTGTCGCGCATCCTGACGAAGCTGGACCTGCGCGATCGCGTGCAGGCGGTGGTCTACGCCTATCGCACCGGGCTCGTGCGTTAA